A portion of the Paenibacillus sp. PvR098 genome contains these proteins:
- the nthB gene encoding nitrile hydratase subunit beta, with the protein MNGVHDMGGMQGFGQIVREENEPVFHADWEGKMRAMLVTLSKKNVINLDEVRYAVERVKPDFYLAFSYYEKWLYGLLILLIEKGVLNDVEIQEIKKGFSLDENQDLLNALTQLKYVRDNKTALNITRESAPKFKPGDTVITKLIHSKGHIRLPSYAKGKMGCVKEIHGNYKLPETNIYSEQAIKEPVYLVEFDASDLWGPDTPRKDKVLIDLWESYLQPATI; encoded by the coding sequence ATGAACGGTGTACATGATATGGGCGGAATGCAAGGTTTTGGACAAATAGTACGTGAGGAAAATGAACCGGTTTTTCATGCAGATTGGGAAGGTAAAATGCGGGCGATGCTTGTTACTCTAAGTAAAAAAAATGTAATTAATCTGGATGAAGTCCGTTATGCGGTTGAAAGAGTCAAACCCGATTTTTACTTGGCCTTCTCGTACTACGAAAAATGGTTATATGGCTTATTGATCTTGTTAATTGAGAAAGGCGTTCTGAATGATGTAGAGATACAGGAAATAAAGAAGGGATTTTCTCTTGATGAAAACCAGGATCTTCTGAACGCATTGACTCAATTGAAATACGTTCGCGACAACAAAACGGCTCTGAACATCACTCGCGAATCAGCTCCAAAATTTAAGCCGGGGGATACAGTTATAACGAAGCTTATCCATTCGAAGGGACATATCCGATTACCCAGTTATGCCAAAGGGAAAATGGGATGCGTAAAAGAAATCCATGGGAATTACAAATTGCCAGAGACCAATATTTATTCCGAACAAGCGATTAAAGAACCCGTATACCTTGTTGAATTTGATGCTTCGGATTTATGGGGGCCGGATACGCCAAGAAAAGATAAGGTTCTGATTGACCTATGGGAGAGCTACTTGCAGCCTGCTACCATTTGA